A region of Natribaculum luteum DNA encodes the following proteins:
- the cbiQ gene encoding cobalt ECF transporter T component CbiQ, with the protein MHQTLESVQVASRPAIDGPLKVYVSLLALALVVASPNEATRLGALALFSALALDAAGRHYLRLLGPPVAFLVPSLVVILAVTGGETVVVRVWLLEVTAEAVETAATTGLRSVAALSVMAFLVLSTPVPELFAALRRLRVPAFVVDLSLFVYRGIQILLAEADRLRTAAAARLGYVDRRTQVRTTKLVAGSLLVGSLERAERVDEAMRARCYDGRMPTVERANEGYAPAAVVLGVLIATVVL; encoded by the coding sequence ATGCATCAAACGCTTGAGTCGGTGCAGGTCGCCTCGAGGCCCGCGATCGACGGCCCGCTGAAAGTCTACGTGTCGCTGCTCGCACTGGCGCTGGTCGTCGCGAGCCCGAACGAGGCGACGCGACTCGGCGCGCTCGCGCTGTTTTCGGCGCTCGCACTCGACGCCGCCGGACGTCACTACCTGCGTCTGCTCGGTCCGCCCGTGGCCTTTCTGGTGCCGAGTCTGGTCGTGATCCTCGCCGTCACCGGCGGCGAGACCGTCGTCGTTCGCGTCTGGCTCCTCGAGGTGACGGCAGAGGCCGTCGAGACCGCCGCGACGACGGGGTTGCGCTCGGTCGCTGCGCTGTCGGTGATGGCCTTCCTCGTGCTCAGCACGCCCGTCCCGGAGCTGTTCGCGGCCCTCCGACGGCTCCGCGTGCCCGCGTTCGTGGTCGACCTGTCGCTTTTCGTCTACCGCGGAATCCAGATTCTGCTCGCCGAAGCCGACCGGCTACGAACCGCCGCCGCCGCCCGACTCGGGTACGTCGACCGGCGAACGCAGGTCCGAACCACGAAGCTCGTCGCCGGCTCGTTGCTCGTGGGGTCGCTCGAGCGCGCCGAACGCGTCGACGAGGCGATGCGTGCGCGGTGTTACGACGGGCGGATGCCGACCGTCGAGCGGGCGAACGAGGGGTACGCTCCCGCGGCCGTCGTCCTCGGCGTGCTGATTGCGACGGTGGTACTGTGA
- a CDS encoding energy-coupling factor ABC transporter substrate-binding protein, whose amino-acid sequence MNRAILVGVVLLVALVAITGVVPGAWGGADGEAEETIGEVAPEYEPWLSPIWTPPSGEIESLLFSLQAGLGGAVIGYYVGAFGRNRNASNA is encoded by the coding sequence GTGAACCGAGCGATCCTCGTCGGCGTCGTCTTGCTGGTCGCCCTGGTCGCGATCACGGGGGTCGTCCCGGGAGCGTGGGGCGGTGCCGACGGCGAGGCCGAGGAAACGATCGGCGAGGTCGCACCGGAGTACGAGCCGTGGCTCTCCCCGATCTGGACGCCGCCGAGCGGCGAGATCGAGAGTCTCCTGTTTAGCCTGCAGGCAGGGCTCGGCGGGGCGGTCATCGGCTACTACGTGGGCGCGTTCGGACGAAACCGGAATGCATCAAACGCTTGA
- a CDS encoding energy-coupling factor ABC transporter permease — MHIMEGFLPPFWAAAWYLVAAPVVAFGAYRTAKMVREDSSRIALVAIAGAFVFVFSALKIPSVTGSTSHPTGTGVAVVLFGPAVTAFLSTIVLLYQSLLLAHGGISTLGANVAAMGIVGPFVGWLTYRFTRRYAGLEGSTFAATVVTNWVTYLVTSAQLAMAFPAGGGLEGVVSAMAGFAAVFAVTQVPIGLVEGGIAAGLIGYLVEVKADVRTRLRVSA; from the coding sequence ATGCACATCATGGAAGGATTCCTGCCGCCGTTCTGGGCGGCGGCCTGGTATCTCGTCGCCGCGCCGGTCGTCGCGTTCGGCGCGTACAGAACCGCGAAGATGGTCCGTGAAGACTCGAGTCGCATCGCGCTCGTCGCGATCGCCGGGGCGTTCGTGTTCGTCTTCTCGGCGCTGAAGATTCCCTCGGTGACGGGGAGCACGTCCCACCCGACGGGAACCGGCGTCGCGGTCGTCCTGTTCGGTCCGGCCGTCACGGCGTTTCTCTCGACGATCGTCCTCCTCTATCAGTCGCTGTTGCTCGCCCACGGCGGCATCTCGACGCTCGGGGCGAACGTCGCCGCGATGGGGATCGTCGGCCCGTTCGTCGGGTGGCTCACCTACCGGTTTACGCGACGGTACGCGGGTCTCGAGGGGTCGACGTTCGCCGCGACGGTCGTCACGAACTGGGTCACCTACCTCGTGACGTCCGCCCAGCTCGCGATGGCCTTTCCGGCAGGCGGCGGCCTCGAGGGGGTCGTCTCGGCGATGGCCGGGTTCGCGGCCGTCTTCGCCGTGACGCAGGTCCCGATCGGCCTCGTCGAGGGGGGGATCGCCGCGGGTCTGATCGGCTATCTGGTCGAGGTGAAAGCGGACGTTCGGACGCGACTGAGGGTGTCAGCGTGA
- a CDS encoding polysaccharide deacetylase family protein: MGDIDVAIGVDADCVAGWLGSYGGADSPADLSRGLSAGNEGIPRMLELFESEGVSTSWYVPGHTIETFRDEIEAVAAAGHELGVHGYSHENPTDLSREQEDEILEVSIDLIEDVTGSEPVGHRASWWEFSEHTPELVEKHGFLYDSSLMERQFEPGWMRKGDSWEKIRYDEAPETWMEPYQYGEETDVVEIPISWYRDDIPPMLFIKQPIYHAGYKDPEMMYEQYYKRQFDFLYDRRGAGVYTFTIHPDIHGLPHMIPLLEEFIRYVEGHERAQFTTLEEIARKYEDDPSVYESESDYV, from the coding sequence ATGGGTGACATCGACGTTGCAATCGGCGTCGACGCAGACTGCGTCGCCGGCTGGCTCGGCTCGTACGGCGGCGCGGACTCCCCCGCGGACCTCTCTCGAGGGCTGTCCGCCGGCAACGAGGGCATCCCCCGGATGCTCGAACTCTTCGAGAGCGAGGGCGTTTCGACGTCGTGGTACGTCCCCGGTCACACGATCGAGACGTTTCGCGACGAGATCGAGGCGGTCGCGGCCGCCGGCCACGAACTCGGCGTCCACGGTTACTCACACGAGAACCCGACCGACCTCTCGCGGGAACAGGAAGACGAAATCCTCGAGGTATCGATCGACCTGATCGAGGACGTCACGGGATCGGAACCGGTCGGCCACCGCGCCAGCTGGTGGGAGTTCAGCGAGCACACGCCGGAACTCGTCGAGAAACACGGCTTCCTCTACGACAGCAGCCTGATGGAACGCCAGTTCGAACCGGGCTGGATGCGAAAAGGCGACAGCTGGGAGAAGATCCGCTACGACGAAGCACCCGAGACGTGGATGGAGCCGTACCAGTACGGCGAGGAAACCGACGTCGTCGAGATCCCGATCAGCTGGTATCGCGACGACATCCCGCCGATGCTGTTCATCAAACAGCCGATCTACCACGCGGGGTACAAAGACCCCGAGATGATGTACGAGCAGTACTACAAGCGCCAGTTCGACTTCCTGTACGACCGACGCGGGGCCGGCGTCTACACCTTCACCATCCACCCGGACATCCACGGCCTGCCGCACATGATCCCGCTGCTCGAGGAGTTCATCCGGTACGTCGAGGGCCACGAACGGGCGCAGTTCACCACGCTCGAGGAGATCGCCCGGAAGTACGAGGACGACCCGTCGGTTTACGAGAGCGAGAGCGACTACGTCTGA
- a CDS encoding SDR family NAD(P)-dependent oxidoreductase, translating to MSRTAVVAGVGPGLGASIARKFAREGCDVALLARTESSVEALATELEATAGSGVPIPADVTDPGEVEAAFERVHDELGPVDVLVNHASGGSWKGLLELDVDEFESAMAVGPRGGFLCARAAVPDMLEGDGGTVIFTGATSAVRGRGGALGFSAAKFAVRGMAESMARELGPDGIHVAHVVIDGQILPPGTDVDDPAEYLDPDEIAESYWHLVEQDRSSWTLELDLRPHVESF from the coding sequence ATGAGCCGAACGGCCGTCGTCGCCGGCGTCGGCCCCGGTCTGGGGGCCTCGATCGCACGCAAATTCGCACGAGAGGGCTGTGACGTGGCGCTTCTCGCCCGGACGGAATCGTCCGTCGAAGCGCTCGCGACGGAACTCGAGGCGACCGCCGGGTCGGGAGTTCCGATCCCGGCGGACGTCACCGATCCGGGCGAGGTCGAGGCCGCCTTCGAGCGGGTCCACGACGAACTCGGCCCGGTCGACGTCCTCGTCAACCACGCAAGCGGGGGCTCGTGGAAGGGACTGCTGGAACTGGACGTCGACGAGTTCGAGTCGGCGATGGCGGTCGGCCCGCGCGGCGGCTTCCTCTGTGCTCGAGCGGCGGTCCCCGACATGCTCGAGGGCGACGGCGGGACGGTCATCTTCACCGGCGCGACCTCGGCGGTGCGCGGCCGCGGTGGGGCGCTCGGGTTCTCGGCGGCGAAGTTCGCGGTCCGGGGCATGGCCGAGTCGATGGCTCGAGAACTCGGCCCCGACGGGATTCACGTCGCCCACGTCGTGATCGACGGCCAGATCCTGCCGCCAGGGACGGACGTCGACGACCCCGCGGAGTACCTCGATCCCGACGAGATCGCCGAGAGCTACTGGCACCTCGTCGAACAGGACCGAAGTTCGTGGACACTCGAGCTGGACCTCAGACCGCACGTCGAGTCGTTCTAA
- a CDS encoding TIGR03571 family LLM class oxidoreductase yields the protein MIDYENAGYRRLFDGDGLTFGTGFPLTGANESTPSVDEELRLAARAESLGFDALWARDVPTYWPSFGDAGQTFDVWPWLTLVAEHTDEVALGTASVVLTLRHPIHVAKAAASLDRLSDGRLVLGVASGDRDPEFPAFGVDPSERGARFRESVDLLRTLWTEEFPEIESRWGRLDGDLELVPKPTTDAVPLLPTGHARQTVEWIADHGDGWLFYQLPRNTLQTYLDDWRDAAGDAPFAMVVRVAFADDPRADPEPIHQGFRAGSEWFREYFQDLDDLGVDHVLVSLEDDDPERALSVFAEEVLEDVA from the coding sequence ATGATCGACTACGAGAACGCCGGCTACCGGCGGCTGTTCGACGGCGACGGGCTCACGTTCGGAACGGGATTTCCGCTCACGGGCGCGAACGAGTCGACACCGTCTGTCGACGAGGAGCTTCGGCTGGCGGCACGCGCCGAGTCACTCGGCTTCGACGCGCTCTGGGCACGCGACGTGCCGACGTACTGGCCGTCGTTCGGCGACGCCGGACAGACGTTCGACGTCTGGCCGTGGCTCACCCTCGTCGCGGAACACACCGACGAGGTCGCACTCGGGACCGCGAGCGTCGTGCTCACGCTCCGCCATCCGATTCACGTCGCGAAAGCCGCGGCGTCGCTCGACCGGCTCTCCGATGGACGGCTCGTCCTCGGCGTCGCGTCGGGCGATCGCGATCCGGAGTTCCCCGCGTTCGGCGTCGATCCGTCGGAACGCGGCGCGCGCTTTCGCGAGAGCGTCGATCTGCTCCGGACCCTCTGGACCGAGGAGTTCCCCGAGATCGAGTCGCGGTGGGGCCGACTGGACGGCGACCTCGAGCTCGTCCCGAAGCCGACGACCGACGCCGTGCCGCTGTTGCCGACCGGCCACGCCCGACAGACGGTCGAGTGGATCGCCGACCACGGCGACGGCTGGCTGTTCTACCAGCTCCCGCGTAACACGCTCCAGACGTACCTCGACGACTGGCGCGACGCGGCCGGGGACGCACCGTTCGCGATGGTCGTTCGCGTCGCGTTCGCCGACGACCCGCGGGCCGACCCCGAGCCGATCCACCAGGGCTTTCGCGCCGGAAGCGAGTGGTTCCGCGAGTACTTCCAGGACCTCGACGACCTGGGGGTCGATCACGTACTCGTCAGCCTGGAGGACGACGACCCCGAACGCGCGCTTTCCGTGTTCGCCGAGGAGGTCCTCGAGGACGTGGCGTAA
- a CDS encoding IclR family transcriptional regulator produces MSNEAKHPVGTTKKTLRLIEVLKEDECGRVTELSEKVGMGKSAVHNHLQTLKEEGYVVQNGDRYCLGLKFLEIGGHLRSQMKLYKTAKPKVKEMAEKTGELANLLVEEDGIGVYLYRSKGEQAVELDTYVGHRTHLHYTAQGKAILAYMPEERVREIIDQHGLPQATPNTITDPDELFDELQQVRDRGYATHEEERLVGLRSVAAPIKPGDDSACGSISISAPSSRLRDDEITETVQSAANAIELNLKYS; encoded by the coding sequence ATGTCAAACGAGGCGAAACACCCGGTTGGGACGACGAAGAAAACGTTGCGGCTCATCGAGGTGCTAAAAGAGGACGAATGTGGTCGCGTCACGGAACTCAGCGAGAAAGTCGGCATGGGAAAGAGCGCAGTCCACAATCACCTCCAGACGCTCAAAGAGGAGGGGTACGTCGTACAGAACGGAGATCGGTACTGTCTCGGCCTGAAGTTCCTCGAGATCGGCGGCCACCTTCGAAGCCAGATGAAACTGTACAAAACCGCCAAACCGAAAGTCAAGGAGATGGCCGAGAAGACGGGCGAACTCGCGAATCTGCTCGTTGAGGAAGACGGGATCGGCGTCTACCTCTACCGATCGAAAGGCGAGCAGGCGGTCGAGTTGGACACGTACGTCGGCCACCGGACGCACCTCCACTACACGGCACAGGGAAAGGCGATCCTCGCGTACATGCCCGAAGAACGCGTCCGAGAGATCATCGACCAGCACGGACTCCCCCAGGCGACGCCGAACACGATCACCGATCCCGACGAACTGTTCGACGAACTCCAGCAGGTTCGAGACCGCGGCTACGCGACACACGAGGAAGAACGCCTGGTCGGACTGCGATCGGTCGCCGCACCGATCAAACCCGGCGACGACTCCGCCTGCGGATCGATCAGCATCTCGGCACCCTCGAGTCGGCTGCGAGACGACGAGATTACCGAGACGGTCCAGAGCGCTGCCAACGCCATCGAACTCAACCTCAAGTACTCGTAA
- a CDS encoding 4Fe-4S dicluster domain-containing protein: protein MGCHACTVACKAEHDDPIGVNKTWVKYIEKGEFPNTNRNFSVMRCNHCDDSPCTDVCPVTALWEREDGIVDFDTERCIGCKACMQGCPYDALYIDPETSTAAKCNYCSHRVDSGREPACVTVCPEDAIVAGDMEDPDTEITRTISNQEVQARKPEKGTEPKLFYVDGDEGSVTPGTTGREEHYMWSDAPTQTEVQGGEREDFDLQRAAESLANSDVTLSSSSDGEARADGGCGCGGNCRCQSDGDGRVASDGGVATSADAATSSGGGHTADSSSGSVTRAYELLHEEARRVYDIGESHYQSWGWEVYSYTWTKSISAGVFLVPALLMALGIVEPSASLIGASSLVSMAFLGLTGLLLIVDLEQPQRFHWVLLRPNWNSWLVKGAYIITAYGAYLAVVLAGWLLELGYVTNPAVLLGGAALATATAVYTAFLFSQSKGRDLWQSPAMPLHMFAQAVVAGGAATALLGFAGFDGLAGPSRLALAAGLLTHLVLIASEIFTPHQTEDAEEAAARIVRGRFRTAFWLGGIGVGIVLPLAVLAAGGSLPFVALAGALALVGLFAFEYCWITAPQTISLA, encoded by the coding sequence ATCGGGTGCCACGCCTGCACCGTCGCGTGCAAGGCCGAACACGACGATCCGATCGGCGTCAACAAGACGTGGGTCAAGTACATCGAGAAAGGGGAGTTCCCGAACACGAATCGGAACTTCTCCGTGATGCGGTGTAACCACTGCGACGACTCGCCCTGTACCGACGTCTGTCCGGTGACGGCGCTGTGGGAACGCGAAGACGGCATCGTCGACTTCGACACGGAGCGGTGCATCGGCTGCAAGGCGTGCATGCAGGGGTGTCCGTACGACGCCCTGTACATCGATCCGGAGACGTCGACGGCGGCCAAGTGTAACTACTGCTCTCACCGCGTCGATTCGGGTCGCGAACCGGCCTGCGTCACGGTCTGCCCGGAAGACGCTATCGTCGCGGGCGACATGGAAGATCCCGACACCGAGATCACGCGAACCATCTCGAACCAGGAGGTGCAAGCGCGCAAGCCCGAGAAAGGGACCGAGCCCAAGCTGTTCTACGTCGACGGTGACGAGGGCAGCGTGACGCCGGGGACGACCGGCCGCGAAGAACACTACATGTGGAGCGACGCACCGACGCAAACGGAGGTGCAAGGCGGCGAGCGTGAGGACTTCGATCTCCAGCGTGCCGCCGAGTCGCTCGCGAACTCGGACGTGACGCTGTCTTCCTCGAGCGACGGCGAGGCTCGTGCCGACGGCGGCTGTGGCTGCGGTGGAAACTGCCGCTGTCAGTCCGACGGCGACGGCCGGGTCGCGTCCGACGGCGGCGTCGCCACGAGCGCAGACGCTGCGACGAGTTCCGGAGGCGGACACACTGCCGACTCGAGTTCCGGAAGCGTCACGCGGGCGTACGAACTTCTCCACGAGGAGGCACGCCGGGTCTACGACATCGGCGAGAGCCACTACCAGTCGTGGGGCTGGGAGGTGTACTCCTACACGTGGACGAAGTCCATCTCCGCGGGCGTCTTCCTCGTCCCCGCGTTGCTGATGGCGCTTGGCATCGTCGAACCGAGTGCGAGCCTGATCGGTGCCAGTTCGCTCGTCAGCATGGCATTCCTCGGGCTCACCGGCCTCCTGCTCATCGTCGACCTGGAGCAACCACAGCGGTTCCACTGGGTGCTGTTGCGCCCGAACTGGAACTCCTGGCTGGTCAAGGGGGCGTACATAATCACGGCCTACGGTGCCTATCTCGCGGTCGTCCTCGCGGGCTGGCTCCTCGAGCTCGGCTACGTCACGAATCCCGCCGTGTTGCTCGGCGGTGCCGCGCTGGCGACGGCGACAGCCGTCTACACGGCCTTCCTGTTCAGCCAGTCGAAAGGCCGTGACCTCTGGCAGAGCCCGGCGATGCCGCTGCACATGTTCGCACAGGCCGTCGTCGCAGGAGGTGCGGCTACGGCGCTGCTCGGGTTCGCCGGGTTCGACGGCCTCGCCGGCCCGTCGCGGCTGGCGCTCGCCGCCGGACTGCTGACCCACCTCGTGTTGATCGCCTCGGAGATCTTCACGCCCCACCAGACCGAGGACGCAGAGGAGGCGGCCGCCCGGATCGTTCGAGGCCGGTTCCGCACGGCGTTCTGGCTCGGTGGCATCGGCGTCGGCATCGTGCTGCCGCTTGCCGTTCTCGCGGCCGGCGGGAGCCTCCCGTTCGTTGCACTCGCCGGCGCGCTCGCGCTCGTCGGCCTGTTCGCCTTCGAGTACTGCTGGATAACCGCCCCGCAGACAATCTCACTCGCATAA
- a CDS encoding molybdopterin-dependent oxidoreductase yields MGHGYDLSQIEKVAEKLGLLSNRSAETTKQRQGSSGRVTPASSNGHLADYPDPAEWHNWTEYESSGEPREYSVVPTACFNCEAGCGLLTYIDKETGKIRKIEGNPEHPGSRGRNCAKGPATINQIEDPQRIRHPLKRDGPRGSGQWKQISWDEALEDIAGEMRETIEDDRENEITYHVGRPGHEEYMDRVIDAWGLDGHNSHTNICSAGARTGYALWHKYDRPSPDFSNAEFILLLSAHLESGHYFNPHAQRIMEGMQDGAELAVLDPRLSNTAAMSDYWLPTQPGSEAAVLLAMANVILEEELYDAEFMRNWVNWEQFLDEKHPDRPRTFDEYLRVLYDTYAEFTPEFAEAESGVDAAVIRKVGRKIGTAGSRYASHIWRSAASGNKGGWQVSRTLHFLSVLTGSVGTKGGTSPNAWHKFDPHLPNEPPRQRLWDELQLPKEYPFAHYEMSQLLPYFLKEGRGKISVYFTRVFNPVYTYPDGFSWIEALTDEEKVGMHVALTPTWNETAYFADYVLPMGHSPERHDIQSQETHAGTWVTYRQPVLREYAEREGEDVERTYEANPGEVWEEDEFWIDLSWRVDEDGELGIRQYFESPYRDGEGDEPAKMTIDEYYRYVFEHEEGLQDLAEEKDTTPLEYMKHHGAFQASTNDYELYDEPLDPSVLEEDDVYVDQYGTIRRVLSDEIRVELDGGDARDRDETGSDEDRGYDYDTIEISEDAQYDSEVLGVMVDGEPKQGFPSPTGKQQFYSKTMADWGWDDERYTLPNYLKSHVHPENVDYEDGEMVLVPTFRLPTQIHSRSSNSKYLEEISHNNPVWIHSNDAERMGLETGDLVRVETDIGYYVNEVWVTESIKPGIVAQSHHMGQWKVDREETDTDVEEGGDPYGKVTVDLDNENSMWGMRQVEGIKPFESDDPDSERVWWTDGGVAQNLTHAPHPDPISGMHCWHQKVTVRPAEDDDYYGDVYVDTDRSMEIYREWLEETKPAPGPNGLRRPKWLKRPISPPTSPGDDDAWYVDGPVGRPERWDVESQSARRDD; encoded by the coding sequence ATGGGACACGGATACGACCTCAGTCAGATCGAAAAAGTCGCCGAGAAGCTCGGCCTGCTGTCGAATCGTTCGGCGGAGACGACGAAACAACGCCAGGGCTCGAGCGGTCGCGTCACGCCCGCCTCGAGCAACGGTCACCTGGCCGACTACCCCGACCCCGCAGAGTGGCACAACTGGACGGAGTACGAGTCGAGCGGGGAGCCCCGCGAGTACTCGGTCGTGCCGACGGCCTGTTTCAACTGCGAGGCCGGCTGTGGCCTGTTGACGTACATCGACAAGGAGACCGGGAAGATCCGGAAGATCGAGGGGAACCCCGAACATCCAGGTAGTCGCGGTCGCAACTGCGCGAAGGGCCCGGCGACGATCAACCAGATTGAAGACCCACAGCGGATCCGCCACCCGCTCAAACGGGACGGACCGCGCGGCAGCGGCCAGTGGAAGCAGATCTCGTGGGACGAGGCACTCGAGGACATCGCCGGCGAGATGCGCGAGACGATCGAAGACGACCGCGAGAACGAGATCACGTACCACGTCGGCCGACCTGGCCACGAGGAGTACATGGACCGGGTCATCGACGCGTGGGGACTGGACGGTCACAACTCCCACACGAACATCTGCAGCGCGGGTGCCCGCACGGGCTACGCGCTGTGGCACAAGTACGACCGCCCGAGCCCCGACTTCTCGAACGCCGAGTTCATCCTGTTGCTGTCGGCACACCTCGAGTCGGGTCACTACTTCAACCCGCACGCCCAGCGCATCATGGAGGGAATGCAAGACGGTGCCGAACTGGCCGTGCTGGACCCGCGGCTCTCGAACACCGCCGCGATGTCGGACTACTGGCTGCCGACCCAGCCGGGCAGCGAGGCCGCCGTGTTGCTCGCGATGGCGAACGTGATCCTAGAGGAGGAGCTCTACGACGCCGAGTTCATGCGAAACTGGGTGAACTGGGAGCAGTTCCTCGACGAGAAACACCCGGACCGGCCGCGGACGTTCGACGAGTACCTCCGCGTGCTCTACGACACGTACGCGGAGTTCACACCCGAGTTCGCCGAAGCCGAGAGCGGCGTCGACGCCGCGGTGATCCGGAAGGTCGGCCGGAAGATCGGTACCGCCGGCTCGAGGTACGCGAGCCACATCTGGCGCAGCGCAGCGAGCGGGAACAAAGGCGGCTGGCAGGTTTCGCGGACGCTGCACTTCCTCTCCGTGCTGACGGGCAGCGTCGGCACGAAAGGCGGGACGTCACCGAACGCGTGGCACAAGTTCGACCCGCACCTGCCGAACGAACCGCCGCGCCAGCGGCTGTGGGACGAACTCCAGCTCCCGAAGGAGTATCCCTTCGCCCACTACGAGATGAGTCAGCTGCTGCCGTACTTCCTCAAGGAAGGGCGCGGCAAGATCAGCGTCTACTTCACGCGCGTGTTCAACCCCGTCTACACCTACCCCGACGGGTTCTCGTGGATCGAGGCACTGACCGACGAGGAGAAAGTCGGTATGCACGTCGCGCTCACGCCGACGTGGAACGAGACGGCGTACTTCGCCGACTACGTCCTGCCGATGGGACACAGCCCCGAACGCCACGACATCCAGAGCCAGGAGACCCACGCGGGGACGTGGGTCACCTACCGCCAGCCCGTCCTCCGGGAGTACGCCGAGCGCGAGGGCGAGGACGTCGAGCGAACCTACGAGGCCAACCCCGGCGAGGTGTGGGAGGAAGACGAGTTCTGGATCGACCTCTCCTGGCGCGTCGACGAAGACGGCGAACTCGGCATCCGCCAGTACTTCGAGAGCCCCTACCGCGACGGCGAGGGCGACGAGCCGGCGAAGATGACGATCGACGAGTACTACCGGTACGTCTTCGAACACGAGGAGGGTCTCCAGGACCTCGCCGAGGAGAAAGACACGACGCCCCTGGAGTACATGAAACACCACGGGGCGTTCCAGGCGTCGACGAACGACTACGAACTCTACGACGAACCGCTCGATCCGTCGGTGCTCGAGGAAGACGACGTCTACGTCGACCAGTACGGGACGATCCGACGCGTGCTAAGCGACGAGATCCGCGTCGAACTCGACGGCGGTGACGCACGCGATCGCGACGAGACGGGATCCGACGAGGATCGGGGCTACGACTACGACACCATCGAAATTTCGGAGGACGCCCAGTACGACTCCGAAGTGCTCGGCGTGATGGTCGACGGCGAACCGAAGCAGGGATTCCCGTCGCCGACGGGGAAACAGCAGTTCTACTCGAAGACGATGGCCGACTGGGGCTGGGACGACGAGCGGTACACGCTCCCCAACTACCTGAAGTCGCACGTCCACCCCGAGAACGTCGACTACGAGGACGGCGAGATGGTGCTGGTGCCGACGTTCCGGCTCCCGACCCAGATCCACTCCCGTTCGTCGAACAGCAAGTACCTCGAGGAGATCTCCCACAACAACCCGGTGTGGATCCACTCGAACGACGCAGAGCGGATGGGGCTCGAGACCGGCGACCTCGTCCGCGTCGAGACGGACATCGGCTACTACGTCAACGAGGTCTGGGTGACCGAATCCATCAAACCCGGCATCGTCGCCCAGAGCCACCACATGGGCCAGTGGAAGGTCGACCGCGAGGAGACCGACACCGACGTCGAGGAGGGCGGCGACCCGTACGGGAAAGTGACCGTCGACCTCGACAACGAGAACAGCATGTGGGGAATGCGCCAGGTGGAGGGCATCAAACCCTTCGAGAGCGACGATCCCGACAGCGAGCGCGTCTGGTGGACCGACGGCGGCGTCGCACAGAACCTCACGCACGCGCCCCACCCGGATCCCATCTCGGGCATGCACTGCTGGCACCAGAAGGTGACCGTCCGCCCGGCCGAAGACGACGACTACTACGGCGACGTCTACGTCGACACGGACCGGTCGATGGAGATCTACCGCGAGTGGCTCGAGGAGACGAAGCCGGCACCGGGGCCGAACGGGCTGCGCCGACCGAAGTGGCTCAAACGACCCATCTCCCCCCCGACCTCGCCCGGTGACGACGACGCCTGGTACGTCGACGGCCCGGTCGGTCGGCCAGAGCGGTGGGACGTCGAGTCCCAGTCGGCACGTCGCGACGACTGA